The following nucleotide sequence is from Cicer arietinum cultivar CDC Frontier isolate Library 1 chromosome 2, Cicar.CDCFrontier_v2.0, whole genome shotgun sequence.
attgagtctcaaataaaaattgcaattttataattaataaaaaaatttataaaataaattttagtttctatacaCATACAATCTACATGAGGCACCCTACACATATCAATatacatgatgcactctacacataccaatctaacaaattttagtttctaaagGCATACCAATCTAATGCATATCATTTACTAACAACATCTCCAATTAGGTTTTTCTTTTGcttcattcattctttcatcATATATGTTTTCATAGTTCTTTCTGTCTATTGGttcatttttgaaagaaaaaaaaatagaaccaaatcctatatatatttctctttgaaatatattaaacttTTCAAACTTTAAGACATGAAGAATATAGGGTTACCACAACTAAGCCAAAACATAATTGCCCAAAAGAAAAAGCTTTGGTCAATTCTGTCTAGCTTAATGTTTCTGTATGGCATATATGAGACATTCGTCCCACATCACTTTCATAAACATGTTAGAAAATACATTCAAAAATTCATTGGCTTCATGTCCCCTTACATGCATATAACCTTCCCTGAGTCTGTATCACGACAGTGCCTCCAACGCAGCGACGCTTACTCATGCATCCTAACATATCTCAGTGCAAATTCATTGGAAAATTCCAAAAGACTTAAAGCTGAAGTTGTTGCAAATAGCCAAACTCCACTTGTCCTTACAATGGAGGACGCTGAAGAGATTGAAGATAAATTCCAAGGGGTAAAAGTTTGGTGGTTTTCTCATAACACTCCTAATGattcaaatgataaaatatatttaacactaACTTTCCATAAAAATTACCGTGAACTCATCACTACCTCTTATATCAAACATGTGTTGGAAGAAGGAAAAGCTATTAAATTGAAGAACAGGAAGCTTAAGCTTTACACAAACAACCCTAGCAATGATTGGTGGAAACCAAGAAGCAGCAAGTGGAGCCAAACAACTTTTGAACACCCTGCAACATTTGAAACACTTGCTATGGACCAAGAGAAGAAAGAAGAGATTATAGATGATCTTATTAAGTTCAAATCAGGAAAAGATTACTATGCTAAAGTTGGAAAGGCTTGGAAACGTGGTTATCTACTTTATGGACCGCCAGGAACTGGAAAATCTACTATGATATCTGCTATTGCTAATTTTATGAACTATAATGTTTATGATCTTGAGCTAACAACTATCAAGGATAACAATGAGTTGAAAAGACTTTTGATTGCGACGTCGAGCCAATCCATTATTGTAATTGAGGACATTGATTGTTCTATTGATCTCACTGGCCAAAGGACAAAGGATGAGAAGGAAGACAAAGATGGTAATGGTAAAGAAAGTAATGTAACTCTTTCTGGTTTGTTGAATTTTATTGATGGAATTTGGTCTGCATGTGGAAGTGAGAGGATCATAATTTTCACAACAAATTTTGTGGACAAACTTGATCCTGCTCTTATTAGGAGGGGAAGGATGGATAAGCATATTGAAATGTCTTATTGTAGCTATCAAGCTTTCAAGGTTCTTGCAAAGAACTATTGGGATAATGATTCTGATCATGTTTTGTTTccaattattcaaaaattattgGGAGAGGTCAATATGTCTCCTGCTGATGTTGCTGAGAATTTGATGCCAAAGTCAATTACTGATCATTTTGGGACTCGCTTGGAGAATCTAATTA
It contains:
- the LOC101489360 gene encoding AAA-ATPase At3g28540-like — encoded protein: MSPYMHITFPESVSRQCLQRSDAYSCILTYLSANSLENSKRLKAEVVANSQTPLVLTMEDAEEIEDKFQGVKVWWFSHNTPNDSNDKIYLTLTFHKNYRELITTSYIKHVLEEGKAIKLKNRKLKLYTNNPSNDWWKPRSSKWSQTTFEHPATFETLAMDQEKKEEIIDDLIKFKSGKDYYAKVGKAWKRGYLLYGPPGTGKSTMISAIANFMNYNVYDLELTTIKDNNELKRLLIATSSQSIIVIEDIDCSIDLTGQRTKDEKEDKDGNGKESNVTLSGLLNFIDGIWSACGSERIIIFTTNFVDKLDPALIRRGRMDKHIEMSYCSYQAFKVLAKNYWDNDSDHVLFPIIQKLLGEVNMSPADVAENLMPKSITDHFGTRLENLIKSLERAKEKTEKRDKEAEMEQCLEESSV